The following proteins come from a genomic window of Leptospira bandrabouensis:
- a CDS encoding SDR family oxidoreductase produces MKKTIVITGATDGIGRVCAHSFAKNQDELILVGRNPDKLAALVYSLQVTGATVHSYVADLSLAKETFLLSETIRKNHPKIDVLLNNAGAYFDQYTLTKEGLESTFALNHLNYFILSLGLLPSLKRAGEARIVNVASRAHMGVSLNFEDLLGEKEYSGWKQYQRSKLMNIYFTYELAERLNQTKITVNCLHPGFVKTKFGQNNDGLAKILLTFAQNIFAISEDKGAETSIFLVTDPSVSSVSGKYFVKKKIEKSSEPSYDVTARRNLWTYTEELLKSKFNFKFPGF; encoded by the coding sequence GTGCAACAGATGGAATCGGTAGAGTCTGTGCTCATTCTTTTGCTAAAAACCAAGATGAATTAATTTTAGTTGGACGTAACCCAGATAAACTGGCCGCTTTAGTTTACTCTTTACAAGTAACAGGCGCTACAGTTCATTCCTACGTAGCAGATTTATCCTTGGCCAAAGAAACTTTTTTATTGTCAGAAACCATTCGAAAGAACCATCCCAAAATAGATGTATTGCTCAATAACGCAGGTGCTTATTTTGACCAATATACTCTTACAAAAGAAGGTCTTGAGTCGACATTCGCTTTAAACCATTTGAATTATTTTATACTTTCTCTCGGATTACTCCCTTCTTTAAAAAGAGCAGGTGAAGCACGAATTGTAAACGTTGCATCTAGGGCACATATGGGAGTTTCTTTGAACTTTGAAGATTTGTTAGGTGAAAAAGAATATTCCGGTTGGAAACAATACCAAAGATCAAAACTTATGAATATTTATTTTACCTATGAACTTGCGGAACGATTAAACCAAACAAAAATAACCGTTAACTGTTTGCATCCGGGATTTGTAAAAACGAAGTTTGGTCAAAATAATGATGGTTTGGCAAAAATTCTTTTGACCTTTGCCCAGAATATCTTTGCGATTTCTGAGGATAAAGGTGCTGAAACTTCTATTTTTCTTGTTACTGATCCTTCTGTAAGTTCTGTGTCGGGCAAATATTTTGTAAAAAAGAAAATCGAAAAAAGTTCGGAACCTTCCTACGACGTAACTGCTAGAAGAAATCTCTGGACATACACTGAAGAACTTCTCAAAAGTAAGTTTAATTTTAAATTCCCAGGTTTTTGA